CTCGCACACGCTGCTTCACGCAGCCGCAAGCCGGACAGAACCGGCGGATGGACGGTCATCTTCTCTGCTGATGCGCCATTTACAGCATAGCATAGCTCCGTTAGACCGGCATCAGCCGAAAGGTAGAGATGTGTTAACGCGGCGATCAGACTACACCGTGCCCGCGTCTTCCTGCACATCCAACGCATGTGCCAGCAGCACTGCGCGTGGAATCACCGTCAGCGCAGCTTCGTGAGTTGCCGCGAGGATCACAGGCGGCGCAACGCCGGCCTCATAGGCTTCCAGCCAGCGCAGCGCGCAGAGACACCAGCGATCACCCGGCTTCAGCCCTGGAAAGCGATATTCGGGTCGGGGCGTGATCAGGTCATTGCCACGGGCACGGCTAAAATGCAAAAACTCCACCGTGACCTGCGCACAGACGACGTGCAAACCGGCGTCGTGCGGGCCGGTGTCACAACAGCCTGTCCGGAAAAAACCGGTCAGCGGTTGCTGACTGCACAGTACCAGCGGGCCACCCAACACATTTCGAGCCGCTGCTGGTTCCCTGCCATTTGTTGACATAAACAACTCCTGGATAACAATGAGCATCTGCTGTATGGTTAGGGTGAATATCGCAATACCTTCGTTTCCTTCATGGTACCAGCAAACAGCGTGCGTGTGGCCCACCAGCCGGTCGTTCAATAGCAGAGCAGGTAACAGCGCTGTAGAACATATTTCCTAAAAGCTGTGGGAAGAACTGACAACCATTGCCGTCGCCAGCGCACGCC
This genomic window from Chloroflexus aurantiacus J-10-fl contains:
- a CDS encoding DUF2237 family protein gives rise to the protein MSTNGREPAAARNVLGGPLVLCSQQPLTGFFRTGCCDTGPHDAGLHVVCAQVTVEFLHFSRARGNDLITPRPEYRFPGLKPGDRWCLCALRWLEAYEAGVAPPVILAATHEAALTVIPRAVLLAHALDVQEDAGTV